A single genomic interval of Aureliella helgolandensis harbors:
- a CDS encoding ABC transporter ATP-binding protein gives MTTLPTLLKLQHVHRRFTMGQVSVHVLKGIDLEIRQGECLAIVGPSGSGKSTILNLVGGLDQPSEGTVLYQELNLSTANRKMLTKYRRDEVGFVFQFYNLVPNLTALENVLVTTEISANPMDASEALELVGLTDRSDHFPAQLSGGEQQRVAIARAIAKRPKLLLCDEPTGALDFETGKTVLRLLIDLNEKMGTTLVIITHNAALAAVAHRVVHLRSGEVQDVVVNAHRRPPEEVQW, from the coding sequence ATGACGACTCTACCAACCCTGCTGAAACTGCAGCACGTGCACCGTAGATTCACGATGGGCCAAGTCTCAGTTCATGTACTAAAGGGGATCGATCTGGAGATACGACAGGGGGAGTGCTTGGCAATTGTCGGTCCAAGTGGCTCCGGAAAGTCGACGATCCTGAATTTGGTCGGTGGGCTCGACCAGCCCTCCGAGGGCACAGTGCTCTACCAAGAGCTCAACCTCTCCACCGCCAATCGCAAGATGTTGACGAAGTACCGCCGCGATGAAGTTGGGTTCGTATTCCAGTTCTACAACTTGGTCCCGAACCTCACGGCGTTGGAAAACGTGCTGGTCACGACCGAAATTTCGGCCAACCCCATGGATGCCAGCGAAGCCCTCGAGCTCGTCGGTCTGACCGATCGCTCCGACCACTTTCCCGCTCAGCTTTCTGGGGGTGAACAGCAACGGGTCGCCATTGCGCGAGCGATTGCCAAACGCCCTAAGCTTCTCCTGTGCGATGAACCGACCGGAGCTCTCGATTTCGAGACCGGCAAAACCGTGCTCCGCTTGTTGATCGACTTGAATGAAAAAATGGGAACCACGCTGGTAATCATCACTCACAACGCGGCGTTGGCGGCAGTGGCCCATCGAGTAGTGCACTTGCGTTCGGGAGAAGTCCAAGATGTCGTCGTCAATGCACACCGTCGGCCTCCGGAAGAGGTTCAGTGGTGA
- a CDS encoding sigma-70 family RNA polymerase sigma factor, whose translation MRHQQLLEAAQTGDAEALGELLEDYRAYLSVLASRYLDSRLRGRLDPADVVQITFLEAQRDLPNFRGQHIEELLGWLRHILRNNVSSAHQRHLYTQKRSAGREVSNNPTDSRPAFTDLAPAETTSPSQRMMRDEAGVYLANCLEQLPETQREALRLRYVEGQSLKQIAEAMDKSEMAVAGLLKRGLAALRQQMLTDSSSGTQP comes from the coding sequence ATGCGTCATCAACAACTACTCGAAGCTGCTCAGACCGGCGACGCCGAAGCGCTGGGCGAATTGTTGGAGGACTATCGCGCCTATTTGAGCGTCCTGGCGTCGCGATACCTCGACAGCCGATTGCGAGGCCGCTTGGATCCTGCCGATGTCGTGCAGATCACTTTTCTCGAAGCCCAGCGCGATCTCCCAAACTTTCGTGGCCAGCACATCGAAGAGCTGTTAGGTTGGCTGCGGCACATCCTCCGCAACAATGTCTCCTCGGCGCACCAGAGACATCTCTACACCCAGAAGCGATCGGCGGGCCGCGAGGTCTCCAACAATCCGACCGATAGTCGTCCCGCGTTCACCGATCTGGCCCCCGCCGAAACCACCTCTCCCAGCCAACGGATGATGCGGGATGAAGCTGGCGTTTATCTCGCCAACTGCCTAGAACAGCTTCCCGAAACTCAACGCGAAGCACTCCGCTTGCGATACGTCGAAGGCCAGTCCCTGAAGCAAATCGCCGAGGCGATGGACAAGTCTGAGATGGCGGTGGCTGGCTTGCTCAAACGCGGCCTAGCCGCCCTCCGCCAGCAAATGTTGACCGACAGCTCCTCAGGAACGCAGCCCTAG
- a CDS encoding radical SAM protein, whose translation MAKRLAWETDKRLLWKAVYQAGWKGLRSVQKHKKRLKKGEFFPPFLYISIINSCNLRCQGCWVDVSAKQTKIDIAALNRTVNEAKAMGNAFFGILGGEPFLHKELLDFLEGQPDAYFQVFTNGHFITDEVAKRLRKMGNVTPLISVEGSEIVSDERRGRADVLNQTMQGIQNCLNNKVLTGVCTSICRTNIDDLLHQRWVDALIEMGVMYCWFHVYRPMGPEPMPELALNPEQLRRVRQFVVDTRATKPIVVIDAYHDGAGQALCPAATGFTHHVGPAGDIEPCPIIQLATESIYDERPLKETFNNSEFLRDFRELAAEHTRGCVVLERPDLLVELAKKHNARDTTQRKTSIAELEATVPRRSQYVPGGEIPERSWAVRFAKWIAFNDFGTYTQHFKAENWVDPENVATQPPAGKLQLPVVTKDR comes from the coding sequence ATGGCAAAGCGGCTAGCCTGGGAGACCGACAAACGCCTACTTTGGAAGGCAGTCTACCAAGCTGGATGGAAGGGGCTGCGGAGTGTCCAAAAGCACAAAAAGAGACTCAAAAAAGGTGAGTTTTTCCCTCCATTTCTCTATATCTCGATTATCAATAGCTGCAATCTTCGCTGCCAAGGTTGCTGGGTCGACGTGTCGGCCAAGCAGACCAAGATTGATATCGCCGCGCTGAATCGCACCGTTAATGAAGCCAAGGCGATGGGAAACGCGTTTTTCGGCATTTTGGGGGGTGAACCTTTTCTCCACAAAGAGCTGCTCGACTTCCTGGAAGGTCAGCCCGACGCTTACTTCCAAGTCTTTACCAACGGGCATTTTATTACCGACGAAGTCGCCAAACGACTTCGGAAAATGGGCAATGTCACGCCGCTGATTAGCGTCGAGGGCTCGGAGATCGTGAGCGACGAACGACGCGGGCGGGCAGACGTGCTTAACCAGACGATGCAGGGTATTCAAAACTGCCTCAACAACAAAGTTCTGACCGGCGTGTGCACCAGCATCTGCCGTACGAACATTGATGATCTATTGCACCAACGGTGGGTGGACGCGCTCATCGAAATGGGGGTGATGTATTGCTGGTTCCATGTCTATCGACCGATGGGGCCCGAGCCTATGCCTGAATTGGCGTTAAATCCGGAGCAATTGCGGCGGGTGCGGCAATTCGTGGTCGACACGCGAGCCACCAAGCCGATCGTTGTGATTGACGCTTATCACGATGGCGCAGGACAGGCCCTTTGTCCGGCTGCGACGGGATTCACGCACCATGTTGGGCCAGCGGGGGACATTGAACCCTGCCCGATTATTCAATTGGCCACCGAGAGCATCTATGACGAGCGGCCGTTGAAAGAGACGTTCAACAACAGTGAGTTCTTGAGGGATTTTCGAGAGTTGGCGGCCGAGCACACGCGGGGCTGCGTCGTGTTGGAGCGTCCCGATCTGTTGGTGGAATTGGCTAAGAAGCACAACGCTCGCGATACCACTCAGCGGAAGACGTCGATCGCGGAACTGGAGGCGACGGTTCCGCGTCGCTCTCAGTATGTACCCGGCGGCGAAATTCCGGAACGAAGTTGGGCTGTCCGCTTCGCCAAGTGGATCGCCTTCAACGATTTCGGGACGTACACTCAACACTTCAAAGCCGAAAACTGGGTGGATCCAGAAAATGTCGCCACGCAGCCACCTGCAGGCAAGTTGCAATTGCCAGTTGTCACCAAAGATCGTTGA